From Brevibacillus marinus, a single genomic window includes:
- the yfkAB gene encoding radical SAM/CxCxxxxC motif protein YfkAB, which produces MLRFVPTSPLTPQNDPWEPLNHAVPPFYRLTSVEFTVTNMCNLRCEHCAVGDTLRIRDGEPLPIAQILRRLDEVENLLTLSITGGEPMYSERTVRQTILPLLRYAVERGLRTQINSNLTLPFSRYEAILPYIDVMHISWNYTSAEDFHQIVYARSAQQVSLRQAEALYRTMQENASRLAQAGVFVSAETMINRRTWRKLPEIHQIVREIGCSRHEIHPMYPSDFARDLDVLSLDQLREAIHQLLDKRDETIWMLFGTLPFFACSPLAADRELIRRLRTAKNVSVRNDPDGRNRLNVNVFSGDVIVTDFGDVAPLGNILHDRLDELFARWQQHPLNQRINCYCPSANCAGPNLLVADTYYANTPFKERHALV; this is translated from the coding sequence TTGCTTCGCTTTGTTCCAACCAGTCCCTTGACACCGCAGAACGATCCCTGGGAGCCGCTGAATCACGCCGTTCCGCCGTTTTATAGATTAACCAGTGTGGAGTTTACCGTAACCAATATGTGCAACCTGCGCTGCGAACACTGCGCGGTGGGCGACACGCTGCGGATCAGAGACGGGGAGCCCTTGCCCATCGCACAGATCCTCCGCCGCCTCGATGAGGTGGAAAATCTGCTTACTCTCAGTATAACAGGTGGCGAACCGATGTACAGTGAACGAACGGTGCGGCAGACGATTTTGCCGCTGCTGCGCTACGCGGTTGAGCGCGGCCTGCGGACGCAGATCAACTCCAATCTGACCCTGCCGTTCAGCCGTTACGAAGCGATTCTGCCGTACATCGACGTGATGCACATTTCCTGGAACTACACAAGCGCAGAAGATTTCCATCAGATCGTTTATGCCCGCAGCGCGCAGCAGGTTTCGCTGCGGCAGGCCGAGGCGCTGTACCGGACGATGCAGGAGAATGCCAGCCGGCTGGCGCAAGCAGGCGTCTTCGTGTCGGCCGAGACGATGATTAACCGCCGCACTTGGCGCAAGCTTCCGGAGATTCACCAAATTGTCCGCGAAATCGGCTGCTCCCGGCACGAGATCCATCCGATGTATCCGAGCGATTTCGCGCGGGACCTGGACGTCCTGTCGCTCGATCAGCTGCGCGAGGCGATTCACCAACTGCTGGACAAGCGTGATGAGACAATCTGGATGCTGTTCGGAACGCTCCCCTTTTTCGCCTGCAGTCCGCTTGCAGCCGACCGGGAATTGATCCGCCGCTTGCGGACAGCGAAAAACGTCAGCGTGCGCAATGACCCGGATGGGCGCAACCGGCTGAATGTCAATGTCTTCAGCGGCGACGTGATCGTCACCGACTTTGGCGACGTGGCGCCTTTGGGCAATATCCTGCACGATCGGCTGGATGAGCTGTTCGCCCGTTGGCAGCAGCATCCGCTCAACCAGCGCATTAACTGCTACTGCCCGTCCGCCAACTGCGCCGGGCCCAATCTGCTGGTTGCGGACACCTATTATGCCAACACCCCCTTTAAAGAGCGGCATGCCCTCGTCTGA
- a CDS encoding alpha/beta-type small acid-soluble spore protein — protein MARNHKPLVPAARPQLDNLKGRLQHVAHPAEAKFKAAAELKIPLKKGYNGALTAHDSGRIGGQLGGKMVQELIRLAQEQLVAKGER, from the coding sequence GTGGCGAGAAACCACAAACCGCTCGTTCCCGCAGCGCGTCCGCAGTTGGACAACCTGAAAGGACGGCTGCAGCATGTCGCGCACCCCGCGGAAGCCAAGTTCAAGGCGGCGGCTGAGCTCAAGATACCGCTGAAGAAAGGATATAACGGCGCGTTGACCGCCCACGACAGCGGCCGCATCGGCGGCCAGTTGGGCGGCAAAATGGTGCAGGAACTGATTCGCCTGGCGCAGGAGCAGCTGGTTGCAAAAGGCGAACGATAA